Proteins from a genomic interval of Treponema succinifaciens DSM 2489:
- a CDS encoding MFS transporter — protein sequence MTQNNNSWRKTYFTLLAGQAISFISSGILQMAIIFYLVAKTNSAIILTAATLIGFLPQACLGPFAGAFVDRHSRKSVMIGADLIIAAAGGILALVAFYMELPVWSIMVVLLIRSAGTAFHSPAFSAATPMIVPKEELTKCAGYTQTMQAVSAIISPAAAAFLYAVWPLNAIILLDIVGAILACVTVAISSIPTPELCPETKRQQFLQDMKEGYVVLKQNRGLFALLWIGVIYMFFYMPISTLFPLICMSYFKGTPAHASAAEIAFAVGMLLGGVILSIWGGFKKRRYTIGLSVLLMGVSNMLSGLLPPDAFLVFVVCCTVMGISAPFYGVQNAIFQETVKPEYLGRVFSLLTSAASLAMPFGLVISGPLAERLGVEKWFVICGIGIIIVALAVFLLPGLREIDNTQ from the coding sequence ATGACCCAAAACAACAATTCATGGAGAAAAACTTATTTTACACTTCTTGCCGGACAAGCAATATCCTTTATTAGCAGCGGTATTTTGCAAATGGCCATTATCTTTTATTTGGTTGCGAAAACTAATTCTGCAATCATATTGACGGCGGCAACACTGATTGGATTTTTGCCGCAAGCCTGTTTAGGCCCGTTTGCAGGTGCTTTTGTTGACCGGCACAGCCGTAAAAGCGTAATGATTGGTGCGGATTTGATAATTGCCGCCGCTGGCGGTATTCTGGCGCTGGTGGCGTTTTACATGGAATTGCCCGTATGGTCTATTATGGTTGTCCTGTTAATCCGAAGTGCGGGAACTGCTTTTCATTCTCCAGCATTCAGCGCAGCAACACCTATGATTGTGCCAAAAGAGGAACTTACAAAATGCGCTGGTTACACGCAGACCATGCAAGCAGTAAGTGCGATTATCAGTCCAGCTGCCGCAGCGTTTTTATATGCTGTTTGGCCTCTTAATGCAATTATATTGTTAGATATTGTGGGTGCAATCCTTGCCTGTGTGACTGTTGCGATTTCGTCCATACCAACGCCTGAACTATGTCCAGAAACGAAAAGACAACAGTTTTTACAGGATATGAAAGAGGGGTATGTGGTATTAAAGCAAAACAGGGGCCTCTTTGCTCTGCTCTGGATTGGTGTAATTTATATGTTCTTTTATATGCCAATCAGTACGCTTTTTCCTCTCATCTGTATGTCATACTTCAAAGGAACACCGGCCCATGCCTCTGCCGCTGAAATTGCTTTTGCGGTTGGTATGCTGCTTGGCGGAGTCATTCTGAGCATTTGGGGCGGTTTTAAGAAACGGCGGTACACCATCGGTCTTTCCGTTCTCCTGATGGGCGTTAGCAATATGCTCTCCGGGCTTTTGCCGCCAGACGCATTTCTTGTCTTTGTTGTGTGCTGTACTGTTATGGGAATTTCCGCTCCATTTTACGGTGTGCAAAATGCGATTTTTCAAGAAACGGTCAAACCAGAATATCTGGGGAGAGTTTTTTCTCTACTGACAAGCGCCGCTTCCCTCGCCATGCCGTTTGGCCTTGTCATTTCCGGGCCTCTGGCGGAGCGGCTGGGAGTTGAGAAATGGTTTGTCATTTGCGGAATTGGCATTATCATCGTTGCGCTTGCCGTATTTTTACTACCCGGTTTGAGAGAGATTGACAATACGCAATAA
- a CDS encoding helix-turn-helix domain-containing protein — protein MSLSIQERLKDLRVERGLTLGQLAEQTGLSKSALGSYETEDFKDISHYALIRLAKFYGVTADYLLGLSEMKNHPNADLADLRLSDEMIDLLKSGRIDNTLLCELAAHPDFPRLMADLEIYVNGTALKQAQGANAIVDTMSATVIKKHNPGMSDTQLRQLITAHIDEDEFCRYVIQRDINGIALALRETHKDDFFSVPEDNPLKEMLETAGEIVSQDSDTEQAYLAFICKRLKLNFRKLSVEERKWLKKIAEKSDLLKNPKPQRGRR, from the coding sequence ATGTCTTTATCCATACAAGAGCGATTAAAAGACCTACGTGTGGAGCGTGGCTTGACGCTGGGGCAGCTTGCGGAGCAGACCGGGCTTTCCAAGTCTGCGCTGGGCAGTTACGAAACGGAAGACTTCAAGGACATCAGCCACTATGCCCTTATCCGGCTGGCGAAGTTTTACGGTGTGACCGCTGATTATCTGCTGGGGCTGTCTGAAATGAAAAATCACCCAAACGCCGATCTTGCAGACCTGCGTTTGAGTGATGAAATGATTGACCTGCTGAAAAGCGGGAGGATAGACAATACCCTGCTGTGTGAGCTGGCGGCGCACCCGGATTTCCCCCGGCTGATGGCTGACCTTGAAATCTATGTGAACGGAACGGCACTGAAACAGGCGCAGGGTGCAAACGCCATAGTGGACACGATGAGCGCAACTGTTATAAAAAAGCATAATCCTGGCATGAGTGATACGCAGTTAAGACAGCTTATCACCGCCCATATTGATGAGGACGAGTTTTGCCGCTATGTGATACAACGGGACATAAACGGGATTGCCCTTGCTCTGCGGGAAACACACAAGGACGATTTTTTCAGCGTCCCAGAGGATAACCCGCTAAAAGAAATGCTGGAAACTGCTGGTGAAATCGTCAGCCAGGACAGCGACACGGAACAAGCGTACTTGGCGTTTATCTGCAAACGGCTCAAGCTGAATTTTAGGAAGCTGTCAGTAGAAGAACGGAAGTGGCTGAAAAAGATTGCGGAAAAATCCGACTTGCTGAAGAATCCAAAACCGCAGAGAGGACGAAGATAA
- a CDS encoding cysteine-rich VLP domain-containing protein produces the protein MSKRPYQHLPPLEHRPDGSPYRITPPQKRRASGLIRRECCNCEDGNCLALDDGDTCACPQMISFSVCCKWFRWAVLPLDRTLEAEIYRDRDLKRCAECGGVFVPKSNRGKYCPDCAARVHRRQKTESERKRRSAVDS, from the coding sequence ATGAGCAAAAGACCCTATCAACACCTGCCGCCGCTGGAACACAGGCCGGACGGCTCCCCCTACCGCATAACCCCGCCCCAGAAGAGACGAGCCAGCGGCCTGATACGCCGGGAGTGCTGCAACTGCGAGGACGGAAACTGCCTTGCGCTGGACGATGGCGACACCTGCGCCTGTCCGCAGATGATTTCGTTCTCCGTCTGCTGCAAGTGGTTCCGCTGGGCGGTCTTGCCGCTGGACAGGACGCTGGAAGCGGAGATTTACCGGGACAGGGACTTGAAACGCTGTGCGGAGTGCGGCGGTGTGTTCGTCCCGAAGTCCAACCGGGGCAAATACTGCCCGGACTGCGCCGCCAGAGTTCACAGGCGGCAGAAAACAGAAAGTGAACGGAAAAGGAGGTCTGCTGTGGACAGTTAA